One genomic window of Elaeis guineensis isolate ETL-2024a chromosome 2, EG11, whole genome shotgun sequence includes the following:
- the LOC105039387 gene encoding probable polygalacturonase isoform X1 encodes MASRPPMALVLAAFLLLVEWGSAAAAAAAAGEETCSGIVPMKERGTAMSVEDFGGVGDGRTLNTAAFEKAVAEIERRGVAGGTLYVPPGVWLTGVFNLTSHMTLFLARGAVIKATQDTSSWPLIDALPSYGRGRELPGGRYMSLIHGNGIHDVIITGENGTIDGQGEVWWNMWRQRTLPFTRPNILELMHSKDIIISNVVFQNSPFWNIHPVYCSNVVVRNVTVLAPYDSPNTDGIDPDSSLNVCIEDCYISTGDDLVAVKSGWDEYGMAYARPSSGITIRRLTGSSPFAGIAVGSETSGGVENVLVESIHIYNTGIGIHIKTNSGRGGYIRNITVSGVNLSNVRKALRIAGDVGDHPDDMYNPNALPIVNGLTIKDVWGVDIQQPGSIDGIKNSPFTGVCLSNVKLNGDGTREVPWKCADVSGGALGVQPSPCTELTSISGLSFCTNAI; translated from the exons ATGGCGTCAAGACCACCGATGGCGCTGGTACTGGCAGCGTTCCTTCTCTTGGTGGAATGGGgctcggcggcggcggcggcggcggcggcaggGGAGGAGACGTGCTCCGGGATAGTGCCGATGAAGGAGCGGGGAACGGCAATGTCGGTGGAGGATTTCGGCGGGGTGGGGGACGGCCGGACGCTCAACACGGCGGCTTTCGAGAAGGCCGTGGCGGAGATCGAACGGCGAGGGGTGGCCGGTGGCACCCTCTACGTCCCGCCGGGGGTCTGGCTCACGGGGGTCTTCAATCTCACCAGCCATATGACCCTTTTCCTCGCCAGGGGCGCCGTCATCAAGGCCACCCAG GATACATCGAGCTGGCCTTTGATCGATGCTTTGCCATCATATGGGAGAGGTCGGGAGCTACCTGGTGGGAGATATATGAGTCTGATTCATGGAAATGGAATTCATGATGTGATAATAACAG GTGAGAATGGAACAATTGATGGGCAAGGCGAGGTCTGGTGGAATATGTGGAGGCAAAGAACCCTACCTTTCACAAGACCAAATATATTGGAGCTCATGCATTCTAAAGATATTATTATTTCTAATGTGGTCTTCCAAAACTCACCATTTTGGAACATTCACCCTGTTTATTGCAG TAATGTGGTAGTAAGAAATGTGACCGTGTTGGCTCCATATGACTCTCCTAACACGGATGGAATCGATCCAG ATTCCAGCTTAAATGTCTGCATAGAGGACTGCTATATTTCAACAGGGGATGATCTAGTAGCTGTGAAAAGTGGGTGGGATGAGTATGGCATGGCCTATGCCCGCCCCAGCTCTGGCATCACCATTCGGCGGTTGACCGGCTCCTCTCCTTTTGCCGGAATCGCAGTTGGAAGCGAAACCTCCGGTGGGGTGGAGAATGTCTTAGTGGAGAGCATACATATCTATAACACTGGTATTGGGATACATATAAAAACCAATTCTGGTAGGGGTGGGTATATAAGAAACATAACCGTCTCCGGTGTGAATCTGAGCAATGTTCGCAAGGCTCTGAGAATTGCAGGTGATGTTGGAGATCATCCTGACGACATGTATAATCCAAATGCTCTTCCAATTGTCAATGGTTTGACCATCAAGGATGTGTGGGGTGTGGATATCCAGCAGCCTGGGTCGATAGATGGCATCAAGAACTCACCCTTCACAGGGGTGTGTCTTTCTAATGTCAAGCTTAATGGTGATGGAACACGGGAAGTGCCATGGAAGTGTGCGGATGTGAGTGGTGGTGCCCTCGGGGTGCAGCCATCACCATGCACGGAGTTGACAAGTATTTCTGGGTTGAGCTTTTGTACGAATGCAATCTGA
- the LOC105039387 gene encoding probable polygalacturonase isoform X2, whose protein sequence is MEKILPGDSKSCSKVFFLFPPWISSDLRSHYLVSFYSFNLTSHMTLFLARGAVIKATLDTSSWPLIDALPSYGRGRELPGGRYMSLIHGNGIHDVIITGENGTIDGQGEVWWNMWRQRTLPFTRPNILELMHSKDIIISNVVFQNSPFWNIHPVYCSNVVVRNVTVLAPYDSPNTDGIDPDSSLNVCIEDCYISTGDDLVAVKSGWDEYGMAYARPSSGITIRRLTGSSPFAGIAVGSETSGGVENVLVESIHIYNTGIGIHIKTNSGRGGYIRNITVSGVNLSNVRKALRIAGDVGDHPDDMYNPNALPIVNGLTIKDVWGVDIQQPGSIDGIKNSPFTGVCLSNVKLNGDGTREVPWKCADVSGGALGVQPSPCTELTSISGLSFCTNAI, encoded by the exons ATGGAGAAGATTTTGCCAGGGGATTCTAAGAGTTGCTcaaaagttttttttctttttcctccttgGATTTCATCTGATCTGAGGTCTCACTACTTAGTTTCTTTTTACTCCTTCAATCTCACCAGCCATATGACCCTTTTCCTCGCCAGGGGCGCCGTCATCAAGGCCACCCTG GATACATCGAGCTGGCCTTTGATCGATGCTTTGCCATCATATGGGAGAGGTCGGGAGCTACCTGGTGGGAGATATATGAGTCTGATTCATGGAAATGGAATTCATGATGTGATAATAACAG GTGAGAATGGAACAATTGATGGGCAAGGCGAGGTCTGGTGGAATATGTGGAGGCAAAGAACCCTACCTTTCACAAGACCAAATATATTGGAGCTCATGCATTCTAAAGATATTATTATTTCTAATGTGGTCTTCCAAAACTCACCATTTTGGAACATTCACCCTGTTTATTGCAG TAATGTGGTAGTAAGAAATGTGACCGTGTTGGCTCCATATGACTCTCCTAACACGGATGGAATCGATCCAG ATTCCAGCTTAAATGTCTGCATAGAGGACTGCTATATTTCAACAGGGGATGATCTAGTAGCTGTGAAAAGTGGGTGGGATGAGTATGGCATGGCCTATGCCCGCCCCAGCTCTGGCATCACCATTCGGCGGTTGACCGGCTCCTCTCCTTTTGCCGGAATCGCAGTTGGAAGCGAAACCTCCGGTGGGGTGGAGAATGTCTTAGTGGAGAGCATACATATCTATAACACTGGTATTGGGATACATATAAAAACCAATTCTGGTAGGGGTGGGTATATAAGAAACATAACCGTCTCCGGTGTGAATCTGAGCAATGTTCGCAAGGCTCTGAGAATTGCAGGTGATGTTGGAGATCATCCTGACGACATGTATAATCCAAATGCTCTTCCAATTGTCAATGGTTTGACCATCAAGGATGTGTGGGGTGTGGATATCCAGCAGCCTGGGTCGATAGATGGCATCAAGAACTCACCCTTCACAGGGGTGTGTCTTTCTAATGTCAAGCTTAATGGTGATGGAACACGGGAAGTGCCATGGAAGTGTGCGGATGTGAGTGGTGGTGCCCTCGGGGTGCAGCCATCACCATGCACGGAGTTGACAAGTATTTCTGGGTTGAGCTTTTGTACGAATGCAATCTGA